The following coding sequences are from one Bos indicus x Bos taurus breed Angus x Brahman F1 hybrid chromosome 5, Bos_hybrid_MaternalHap_v2.0, whole genome shotgun sequence window:
- the LOC113893552 gene encoding olfactory receptor 8S1-like, with protein MKNLSTIDEFVLLGLSTDPDIQTMLFVLFLGIYLLTLMGNLMMILVIRADPHLHTPMYFFLGHLSFLDICHSSITIPKMLQNFLSQRKTISVWGCITQSFFFIFSGGTESCLLSAMAYDRYAAICHPLLYTMIMNGPLCTAMVSAAWVMGFLNSLVNNLCTQNLQFCGPNIISHFSCELPSLFPLSCSDTMPNTILLAGSTAFLGLVTLPPILFSYSKIILAILSISSSKGQGKAFSTCSSHLTVVLSFYGTALFRYISPSSGSVLEQVVSIQYGVITSLINPLIYSFKNQEVKAALQRILRQQICVSG; from the coding sequence ATGAAAAATCTTAGCACTATTGATGAATTTGTGCTGCTGGGGTTGTCTACTGACCCGGATATCCAGACCATGCTCTTTGTTCTCTTCTTGGGGATTTACCTCCTGACCCTGATGGGGAACCTGATGATGATCCTGGTGATCAGGGCTGATCCTCACCTGCACacgcccatgtacttcttccttggTCATTTGTCTTTCCTAGACATATGCCACTCTTCAATCACCATACCCAAGATGCTGCAGAATTTCCTGTCTCAGAGGAAAACCATTTCAGTGTGGGGATGCATTACCCagagtttctttttcattttctctggaggCACAGAGAGCTGCCTGCTCTCTGCTATGGCCTACGACCGCTATGCTGCCATCTGTCACCCTCTGCTCTACACTATGATCATGAATGGACCTCTGTGCACTGCAATGGTCAGTGCAGCATGGGTGATGGGATTTCTGAACTCACTAGTGAATAATCTTTGTACTCAGAACTTACAGTTCTGTGGTCCCAATATCATCTCCCACTTCAGTTGTGAACTGCCTTCACTCTTCCCTCTGTCCTGCAGTGACACCATGCCTAACACCATCCTGCTGGCTGGGTCCACTGCATTTCTAGGACTTGTGACACTTCCTCCAATCCTCTTCTCTTACTCAAAAATTATTCTTGCCATTTTAAGTATCTCCTCCTCTAAAGGCCAAggcaaagccttctccacctgctcctcccacctcacCGTGGTGCTCTCGTTCTATGGGACAGCTCTATTCAGGTACATCAGCCCCTCTTCAGGATCAGTCCTGGAGCAAGTTGTCTCCATACAGTATGGTGTGATCACATCCTTGATAAACCCCCTCATTTACAGCTTCAAGAACCAGGAGGTGAAGGCAGCTCTGCAGAGGATACTGAGGCAGCAAATATGTGTCTCAGGGTAA